From one Polynucleobacter sp. UK-FUSCHL-C3 genomic stretch:
- a CDS encoding VOC family protein: MIDHLDHLVLTTAKEAECIDFYTRVLGMKLESFVGGTPPVERKAFKFGNQKINLHIKGKEFEPKADIPTPGSLDLCFIADRPIIAVIESLQKENWPIIEGPIIRTGATSKINSVYVRDPDQNLIEISEILPIKG; the protein is encoded by the coding sequence ATGATTGATCATTTGGACCATCTCGTTCTTACTACAGCCAAGGAAGCTGAATGTATCGATTTTTATACTCGCGTTTTAGGGATGAAGCTTGAGTCGTTTGTGGGCGGAACGCCACCGGTGGAGCGAAAAGCGTTCAAGTTTGGTAATCAAAAGATTAATCTACATATCAAGGGAAAAGAATTTGAGCCCAAGGCGGATATTCCTACGCCTGGATCATTAGACCTATGTTTTATTGCTGACAGACCAATAATTGCAGTCATAGAAAGCTTACAGAAAGAAAATTGGCCCATTATTGAGGGTCCGATTATCCGTACTGGCGCCACCTCAAAAATTAACTCGGTATATGTTCGAGATCCAGATCAGAACCTAATTGAAATCAGCGAAATTTTACCTATTAAGGGTTAG